A single Staphylococcus muscae DNA region contains:
- the thiI gene encoding tRNA uracil 4-sulfurtransferase ThiI produces MIYDHLLVRYGELTLKGGNRKVFVNQLRSNVKRSLMPLKGYEVKANRDRMYIELDPQADVEEMMSRISKVFGVHSISPVLKIEKNMDSVYAHAIKFAEKYHEGDSFKVEVKRSDKQFEYETFAIQRMVGGEVLKHVPGLHVDVRKPDHQIMVEVRLDAIYMYDRTIEAIGGLPVGTGGKTLLMLSGGIDSPVAGMEVMRRGVTIEAIHFHSPPFTSEKAKQKVIELTRIMAERVGTIKLHIVPFTEVQKQIHKVVHERYTMTSTRRMMLRIADKLAHQIEADAIVNGENLGQVASQTLKSMYAINAVTSTPILRPLLSLDKEEIVAKAKAIGTFETSIQPFEDCCTIFTPKHPVTEPQYDKVLKYESGFDFEEMLDRAVENIETLVIDKNYQLHEDTETTWEADLF; encoded by the coding sequence ATGATATATGATCATCTACTTGTAAGATATGGAGAATTAACATTAAAAGGTGGTAATCGAAAAGTTTTCGTTAACCAATTGCGTTCCAATGTGAAGCGATCATTGATGCCATTAAAGGGATATGAAGTTAAAGCAAACCGAGACCGCATGTATATCGAATTAGATCCACAGGCTGATGTAGAAGAAATGATGTCACGTATTTCGAAAGTTTTCGGTGTACACTCTATCAGTCCGGTGCTAAAAATTGAAAAAAATATGGATTCTGTATACGCGCATGCCATAAAGTTTGCTGAAAAATATCATGAAGGCGACAGTTTCAAAGTAGAAGTGAAACGCAGCGATAAGCAATTTGAATACGAAACATTTGCAATCCAACGTATGGTCGGCGGTGAAGTGCTAAAACATGTTCCAGGATTACACGTTGATGTTCGTAAGCCTGATCATCAAATTATGGTAGAAGTTCGTTTGGATGCGATTTATATGTATGATCGTACAATCGAAGCAATTGGTGGACTTCCGGTTGGAACAGGTGGCAAAACATTATTGATGTTGTCAGGCGGTATTGATTCACCTGTTGCAGGTATGGAAGTAATGCGTCGAGGTGTGACAATTGAAGCGATTCATTTCCACAGTCCACCGTTTACGAGTGAAAAAGCAAAGCAAAAAGTGATTGAATTAACACGTATTATGGCAGAGCGTGTTGGTACGATTAAATTGCACATTGTTCCATTCACAGAAGTACAAAAACAAATTCATAAAGTCGTACATGAACGTTATACGATGACATCTACACGTCGTATGATGTTGCGCATTGCAGACAAATTAGCACATCAAATCGAAGCAGACGCAATTGTAAATGGGGAAAATCTAGGACAAGTAGCGAGTCAAACATTGAAGAGTATGTATGCGATTAATGCTGTTACATCTACGCCAATCTTAAGACCGTTACTATCGTTGGACAAGGAAGAGATTGTCGCAAAAGCGAAAGCGATTGGTACGTTTGAAACATCTATCCAACCGTTTGAAGACTGTTGTACAATTTTTACACCAAAACACCCTGTTACTGAACCACAGTATGACAAAGTATTGAAATATGAATCAGGATTTGATTTTGAAGAAATGTTGGATCGTGCAGTTGAGAATATCGAAACATTGGTAATTGATAAAAATTACCAATTACATGAAGATACTGAAACAACTTGGGAAGCAGACTTATTCTAA